ATAGAACCAAACAAAATACTATTATTGGCGGTCAGGTTTCAGGTTTCCACATTCCTAGCGAAGGTGGAATTGTCGACGTTGAAAAATATGGCCCAACAATATTGGCAAACGGGAACCGCAACAAGGATATGAACCGGAAAAGCTGACTGACGATGGAGtggttttttcttgttttccttTGTCGTTGATATGACTTCTTTTATGATTGCTTCGAGTGTGGGAGACAATTTTGGTCCATTAGATAGCATTAAATTAAGACCTTTAATTTATGATAAGGAATCACTTCGAGGTGAttgcattgaaaaaataattattctttaaaaatatgttttgtcgaaaaagaaaaaaaaagatttgattcGGCAGATTTTTATCCGGTTATTTcccaattttaacttttaaacgCCAATCAATATTGACACTCTTCATCAGCCTGGAGAAGCGAACAAAAATTCCTTAATGACtagtcaaatttaaaatttctcacCGTCAGCTGTCGGCACTCTACCGACACGGGGGAAAGAAACTTCCATCTGGCTGATCCCGCCAAGTGAGCGGATCAGAAGAGCAAGTTTATAATTGCTTGAGCAGGGATCGGTTTGTGAAAAATGCCAAACTAATTTGTAAATGGGTGCCAAGAGTGAATACCGATGGAAAAACGGGGTAAATCaagaagaaacattgaaaaagtaaataagcacgagaaaaaaaaataagcttagCGACTTTCAGCACTTCAGTTGCTCTAACATATCCTTCTTGCTTTGACTGAacggaaaacaaacaaacatttttcgatCAAGTGAAAgctgacgacgacgatgacgatNNNNNNNNNNNNNNNNNNNNNNNNNNNNNNNNNNNNNNNNNNNNNNNNNNNNNNNNNNNNNNNNNNNNNNNNNNNNNNNNNNNNNNNNNNNNNNNNNNNNNNNNNNNNNNNNNNNNNNNNNNNNNNNNNNNNNNNNNNNNNNNNNNNNNNNNNNNNNNNNNNNNNNNNNNNNNNNNNNNNNNNNNNNNNNNNNNNNNNNNNNNNNNNNNNNNNNNNNNNNNNNNNNNNNNNNNNNNNNNNNNNNNNNNNNNNNNNNNNNNNNNNNNNNNNNNNNNNNNNNNNNNNNNNNNNNNNNNNNNNNNNNNNNNNNNNNNNNNNNNNNNNNNNNNNNNNNNNNNNNNNNNNNNNNNNNNNNNNNNNNNNNNNNNNNNNNNNNNNNNNNNNNNNNNNNNNNNNNNNNNNNNNNNNNNNNNNNNNNNNNNNNNNNNNNNNNNNNNNNNNNNNNNNNNNNNNNNNNNNNNNNNNNNNNNNNNNNNNNNNNNNNNNNNNNNNNNNNNNNNATAAGTCTAGAGAATTGCAAAGTGCAGCTAGTTAGTTTGACGTACGTATTacaatttgaagaatttacgaaatttataaaaacttttacttaacaatcacccccacggagtggaaaattttgaaaattccaaagaaGACTCACTAGGAAAtgttcgaacttttcatagaaattccagcgtttgcgagtattttgtaacggttttttgccgcttgggggggggtgatcaccccgatcacccccccccctcatAGGACCGCGCATGATCAGCGGTtactttttcaaagttttcggaTACGTCGTAGCATGGTACAGCAAGAAGCAAACAACGGGGTCCACTTCAAGCATGTAACCATGGGaaagtttttaaccaaaattgtcaagatttatCGCGTAAATTTAAATGTCAAGGAAGTGCTGGTGATTAAGTGTAGAGTGGAGCGGACCTGCTTTTGAACCCCGTAAGAAAACCTCGGACGCAGCCAACCAACATAGACGTCTGGAGATGTTGGTACGCTTCAGCAGATGGCAGCACATGATAGGCTTCTGAGTCCAGGGCTGGATATTGCAGCAGAAAATGGATGCTGAGCTGCTGAGGGGAAACCGGATGAAGGGATAGAGGGACATGAGAGGTTAACGGTCGGGTACGGGAGCCATGGACCTTTAACAATAGGGTCATTCTTCATCGCATCTCTGAGCGAATACTACGGCAAGTAAAGCGCCAAAGTATATTTTGCTCCAAAGGCCAAGTTCCTTTTTAAATAACCCGTTGAAGTTACGGTGACCTTAGAGGTCGAGATAGCGAGAAACCaaattgtgtgtgtgtgtgtagaggACTCCCAGGTAACACAAAAGCCAGTAAAGTGCCCGACCTAACGCCATACCGCCATTTTGTTCCCTCTATCACCAGGACCCCGTATTTTACCCTTTTAAAGTCCGGTAGGAGTACCCGAAGCAGCTTTCCTGAGCGTCAATCCTGCCTTCCACCCGCGACGTGTCCGGAACCGTGATCGCCCAACTACCGTTATTAACAGCGGAAGTGTGAGGGCCACTTACCATCCAACGAGACCGTCCGACACGGCAGACGGCATCCTGTACTTCAGAGTCGTGAGGCAACTACAACGCGCTGCGAGCTACGGAGGCGTTCGAACCCATTAAACCCGCATAGTAGACTCAATACGCAGCACGACGAGTTGCTGTATCGCCGGTACATCGCAAGGAGGAGGTGCGCGCAGAGCGAAGGGATCCGGAAACAGACGACTGAGGTAGGAGATATTTACTGCTATCTGGGGAGAAGTATTGATTTGTCGACAAGTGCGAATATCACCAATTAAGGGGGAATAAAGTGGGCGAGCAAAGCTCGAAGCTTAATCATTTAGTGTTTCCTTAAAGTTCTTAAATTCGAAAAGCCTACCCTGAGGCAAGAATTGGGGGAGTCTTAACAGTGCTGGGTAGTGACTCAACCATAGGTTACAAGCAGTGAAGCAGAATACGTTGCCTTGAGTAATGCGATAGCCGAGGCTTTTTGGCTCCGAGGCATATTTACTGGAAGATTTGCGAGAACCTGGCGGTCCTGTAACAATTTTCGAGGACAACCAGGGGTGCATGTTCATGGCAAAGAATTGTGAGACCCGAAGAACGAAGCACATCGACGTGAAGCACCACTTCATCCGGGACCATGTTCGAAACGCAAGATCAACATGCAGATATCTTCACCAAGGCCCTGGATTCCGTCCGGTTCTCTCAACTCCGAAGTTCCTTAGGATTGACCGCTTGAGAGGGGGTGTTGAGATCTAAGCAATCGGCAATCTatagcttaatttttttcactttgttaGTCAGTTCAATTCCAAACTACAAACTGTAAAGACCCCAAATAAAAAGCTCTAGTTTAATTAACTGCGTCCTTTCTTTACGAACCACACACAAATTACAAGACATCGACTTTCGAAGTAAGGTGCCCATTTACAGGGTTTATCTCGatattaattcttttttttttttaaatttcccacaTCTATTTGGCTTAAccttaattcttttttttgggattttaaaccaattagTTTATTCATCTCCTAATTAATTTTTATCTGACATAATCGAGCTCTAGATATTTGAGAGCTCAGTTATGTTAACGATTACTATCGCTGCTTATACTTTGCCAGAGGCATATCTTGAATGCCACAGTCAcatcacgcgcggcgcagaataagagCCATTGATCCGAATTTTCTGTATAAAATGCCACAAGGACTTCATCTCGAGTCACGACGTAACGCGTCATGAAGATTGAATCACTCTTTATCCACTGCGGTGCTGATAAGCATGTTCAGATCCATGAAGGTCACTTAAAACTAACGAAATCCACATTATGGAATTCATTCAATTCACATACCTGACATAAGCCATCCTTTCCACGAATCGGTTCACCGGTGGCCGGGTCGGCTCGGATAATCGAAATCGGGTACACGGCAGGAATGATTCTCGACACGAATCCGATCGCTCCGACGGTGTTGTCGATGTTGACTACAAGGTGGATTAAATTACATTAATctctaaatttatttgaaaatgatcgaaGAGTAGCTTACCAATATTGGCGTTGCCTTCGGTAGCACCATAGAACTCAGCGACTCGGGGAATATTAAACCGTTCAACGAATTGTGGCCAAATCTGAGGCCGCAGTCCATTACCAAAAATCAGTCTCACCTTGTGGCCCTTGTCGGTGGCCGAAGACGGAGTAGCCAGAATGTACCGGCACATCTCGCCAATGTATTGTGCGACCTTGAAAGacagaaaaaacttgaatttcacGTAACTATTTACGCATTTATGGAGCTTACCGTGCAGTTGTACTTCTGACAATCGGCGAAAAACTGTGAGGCGGAAAACTTCTTCCGGATGACCACGGTGGCACCGAACAGCAGTGCCTGGCCGACGCTCATCATTCCGCCGGCTGTGTGGTACAACGGAAGTGGCGTGTAGAAGATGTCATCGTTTCGGAATCCGGCCACTATGTGGATGGCTCCCGTGATGAACAGGAACCGCGAATGGGTGATAACGGCTGCCTTTGGAAGTCCCGTTGTACCGGAAGTGTAGATGTAGAGCAGCTTGTCGTGGTGACCTGGCTTCTGGGCGTTCGGTTGTTCCTTGGAGGCTGCCTGTAGCAGTGTGGTCAAATCTTTTGAGTTTGATAACACCGGTTGTTGAACCGAATCATTGAACTGATACATAGCCGTCGACGATGGAAGCGATTCGGTGATTTCGGATACAGCATCCCTGAGAGCCTCGCCGTAGATTAGGGCGTTacatttggcgaccgttacACTATGCACCAGTGCGTTCTTTCGTAGATTATGATTGATCAGCGGAATAATTGCACCCAACTTGGACAAACCCAGCCAGGTGGCCACAAACTCGGGTCGGTTCTCCAGCAGCAGACCGACCACATCACCCTGTTTGTATCCATGCGAATGGAACACATTCGCTATGCGATTTGAGTAGTCATTAACCTagacaaacatttgaaaattgtttaaaaaaaacatcaacacaAAATGTTACCTATTCTCAACAAACCTCTTTAAAAGTCCACTCCCTGCCTTCGAAGATGAAACAGGGTTTGTCGGGCTGTTTCGCTACATATTCGGCAAAGATATCAGCAATGGTCGAGTTAAGCCTTGCATGTTTTTTCACCAGTATCAGCAATTTGACGTATCGGATAAGTGCtctaaaagataaaaaaaaagttaaaattagctTTATCGTTTAACTAATGGGAATTTAATGAGCTGATCTTTAAAGTgtcataaaaatcttttttttttttagctgcACAATCTTATGGAAATTCTGGAATTCTATAAGTTCAATTCCGATTACGTaaacttgaattctaaattttatacttacctacttatttacaattttacaatgttAACCAATATCAATTTTCCGACTCATCTTTATTCAAATTCTAACACCTATCGGTGGATGCACTCGAGTCAAATTAAACGTTAAGTATACAGAATGCAAACACTCAAGTCAACCAATTAGTCGATTACAGAGTGTGCTAACATTAGTTCAAACACCgctagtgaaaaaaattaacatcttAGGTACACCTAGAAGGTACATTCGAGAAGGTACACATCATACCCGCAAATGTTTTCGCGAAACGCTAAAGTTCAAAGTCATAGGCGAATAGGCAGCCCCAATTGTTTATTCCTCTACGAATGATTGCCATCAACGTCGGTATCTGCCTCCTACTTGTTGCTTGCTGAATgagggaacgaaaaaaaagttctaaactGGTTCTGCGGAGTTTGGGAAGTTTGTTGTAAACTCTTAATTTTTTGGTACACAATCAAAAGCGAATGTGGGTCTGTCTAGGTAGGCTACTTTCACAGCAAAGTTGATTCACacaaatttcgttcgacaaagCATACTTGGATGATATCTATAGGGAAATTTATAACATAAGATCATGtcatcattttcatttctataCTCAACAAATCTATAAACTAAGTCTAAAGAATCTTGGAAATTTCTTGTGGGAAGACATCGATCTATAAACAGGTTATCATTCAATCAAGGTACCTGAAATACGTACTTTGTGAGTGGATTTATTTCAtcacaaatatcaaaaattaatcaattaaaattaaaggatttttttttcaaattttcttcaagtTTGTAACTGGAACATGAgatataaaaattaagtttgtttCAAGAAACTAAATACTTAGTGAAAACTAGTAAACTGAAGTTTGTGCACTCCTTAGATGTGTTATGCAAGATTTCGacacttaaaaattttaccGGGGCGGAAAATTCgtcgaaaattttttgacagACCATTACTTTGAGAGACGGCTAATATTTATTCTATCAAAGGTTCAACAACGGCCGTACGCTGCACAATATTCatactagaaaattttgaatcaaatgagacccatcttgtgtgattttttctcaggaatccaatgaagtctattgagttgagttgagtggAACCGCACGTCtcggaaaatgaagtttaagcttttttttaccctcgattctcctacatttttcaactcATTCAGAAAAAGAGTGTTCGGaccttaaaattttgaaccaaattagacccatcaagtgattttttttccgaggaatcgaatgaagtcTGTTTAAGTTACTTTCGTAAAATTGAGtattatggctgttttaccctcaattcgaattatttgaaaaatgtggggaaattgagggtaaaattgCTTATAACttataacttcattttccaaagcgtgcgggagCTCAAGCTGACTTTATTTTattccttagaaaaaaaaaatgcacaaggTAGGTTGCATTTGGTTCCAAAAAGTCcggacatgttttttttttctgaattaattaataaaaatttatgagaaTTGATAGTAAAATCTGcgataactccatttttcgaagcgTGAGGTGGCTGAAACAGCcaacattcgatttttcgggaaaaatcacaaaagataGGCCTATTAAGTTAGTCCAAATAAgctttttggttgattttttttacaaaatataggggaattaggggttgaAAAGACATTATATCTCCATTCGTAAGCTCTTGCGGCATTTGAAATTATGTCCAGAAATTCAGGTAAGTAGTTTTTCATTTGCGCGCAAGTAGGCGATGTCTTGCAAGAACGTCTAAATTTTCGATgcgtaaaataaatgtttttccaGAAGTCAAAAATAGtataaatctcgcgtgagctttatcattacgtcgtatgaatcatcttaagaattcacagaaaactgctgcaaaggctatcaaaacaacttttaaatttgtatttagcctatagaatatgttgttcaGGCTACAATATTCAAAACGGAAAAAAGTgacgactagtttatgtcagtttttgtattttttttgtaataaaactgtttgtttacatttagttttatacgacgtaatgaaagctcacgcgagaaatacaATTAATCGAAAGTGGAATCCAGCTGATTATAACTGCGAATGTGAATATTGTGAACTAACTGTGCGCTGTTTAAAATGGGAAAATTCCGTGGATATTTCATGCATCGAAAAGACGTGAGATGCGGCAAAACGGCATCAGAAGTTTCGGTTGCAACAGGTTCCAGTATCAAAACATCATCAGCCCTGCTACTGCCAACTAAAGACAAAGACGAACAGATCCGAATCAGTTAAAAATGCATCCCCTTGATCACAACTTATTTGGTGAGATTCAACCTTTGTACAGTTTTATATTATAGATtccgccgcctccaaacgaatggccgtacgtagtacctttttccagcaccgcttcccacacaagtacacctggagatcaccgtatcAAACGCagtcacagatcgaccacgttttgatagacagccggaacttctcggacatcatcgacgtcagatcctgtcgaggcgctaACATCGAGTTTGGTTAAACATCgtacgactgaagcaacctgaggtcgcggcagactacgcgcaaccGCTAGAATTAgtgctgccggcagagggcgagcttgacgaagcccctctcgaggactgttgggataccatcaagacagccatcaacggTGCTGCGGAGAACTCGACGGAACAATGAGGAGTGTATGCAGCGCGGGCGGCTGTAGTGTAAAGAGGCACCCGtggaaatgtggaaaatcaccgacagtggaagaggcagcgagtccgaattttccaggagaaaaagcgccgcctagAGGAAGAGAAGCtcaaggagctggagcagctgcatcgttcccaagaaacacgaaagttctatcagaaaatcaacgcatcccgcaaaggcttcgtgccgcatgCCGAAATGTACCGAGATAAGGGCGAGgtcatcctgacggacaatcgtgaggtgatcaaaaggtggaagcagcacttcgatgaacacctgaacggcgcacattcAAGAGATCAAACCGGTGGGGGAAGGTAGATCGCCGGTGTAGCCAACGACGCGACGTATAGCACACTCCCAACGATGAATGAAGTTAATAAAGAAGCCATTTGCCAGCTGATTAGAAACAAGTTgactgggaaggatggcatcgcagcttaACTCATAAAAATGGGTCCgtacaagttggccgattgcctacaccggttgacgGTGTATTGGGACACAAAACAGATACCggaggaaggagggggtaatatgccatATCTACAAGAAGGGCTAAACATTGGACTGTgaaaactaccgagcgatcactgtcctcaatgccgcctacaaagtgttttCCCGAATCATACTCCGCAGCCTAACggcacaagcaaacagattcgtggaaaGTCGCCAGGCCGGTTTCAttgagggacggtcaacgacgaaTCAGATCTTCATATTACGGCAAATTCTCCAAAAATGTCGTGAACACCAATttcctacgcaccatctattcatcgacttcaaagtcgcattcgacacgatcgaccgtaacgagctacggaaaatcatggacgagaacggcttttccgggaagctgacgaTGGATTGaccgcagtgctgtgtgcggatttcgggtgaattgtcgagttcattcgaatctcgcAGGCGGCGATGGTCTaacctgcatgatgttcaacgtggcgctagaaggtgttatcgACGAGCTGCTGGCCTgaggatccgagaccgaccaagcctgcttgtccagtaataacaaggtcacgattgaCGGCGACGGGCTGCGGATAGTCGAAGATTTTGCTCATcttggctcactggtgaccacagacaatgacaccaactgtgagatccggcgg
This sequence is a window from Uranotaenia lowii strain MFRU-FL chromosome 3, ASM2978415v1, whole genome shotgun sequence. Protein-coding genes within it:
- the LOC129754055 gene encoding long-chain fatty acid transport protein 4-like, giving the protein MNNNEPNKPANIDIEKGLVVENELSNFSNNGSPTATSPSNGGDASLTAAAAAPGDGDQGGSTSSPQTSGDRVRLVFLYVIQFVGFGASVAGIVLVWYYMGWEFGLPAVLIALLAVLIASGKWRWFYIAALTIPRDVTALIRYVKLLILVKKHARLNSTIADIFAEYVAKQPDKPCFIFEGREWTFKEVNDYSNRIANVFHSHGYKQGDVVGLLLENRPEFVATWLGLSKLGAIIPLINHNLRKNALVHSVTVAKCNALIYGEALRDAVSEITESLPSSTAMYQFNDSVQQPVLSNSKDLTTLLQAASKEQPNAQKPGHHDKLLYIYTSGTTGLPKAAVITHSRFLFITGAIHIVAGFRNDDIFYTPLPLYHTAGGMMSVGQALLFGATVVIRKKFSASQFFADCQKYNCTVAQYIGEMCRYILATPSSATDKGHKVRLIFGNGLRPQIWPQFVERFNIPRVAEFYGATEGNANIVNIDNTVGAIGFVSRIIPAVYPISIIRADPATGEPIRGKDGLCQVCELNEFHNVDFIAVNISYLSRLFPDPFALRAPPPCDVPAIQQLVVLRIESTMRV